A window of Aquibium oceanicum genomic DNA:
AGAGTGCCGGCTCCAGTCCGAAGGACCGGGCGAGATCGCTGTAGGCGCGGTGCGCATCGAGGGCGTGGGGTTTCTCGTAGCGCTGCAGGCGGTCGAAGAGCTGCTTGCGCGAGCCCTTCGGCAGCGCTCCGTTGTCGTATTTGCCCGAGAGGTAGCCCTGCGCCAGCGGCGAGTAAGCGAGCAGGCTCACGGTCTCGCGCCGGCAGACCTCCGCGAGGTTCACCTCGAAGGTGCGATTGACCAGGCTGTAGGCGTTCTGGAGCGAGGCCGGACGCGGTCCGACGCCATTGTCGCTTTCGGCGAGATAGCGCATGACGCCCCAGGAACTCTCGTTGGACAGTCCGTAGTGCCTGATCTTGCCCTGCTTCACCAGTTCGTCGAAGACGGCAAGCGTTTCGGCGATGGGGGTCTCGTCCGCGAGGACGGTATCGGCCTCTTTGCCGACACGCGTCGGATTGGCGCCCCAGGGGACCGGCCGGTCGGGAAAATGGATCTGGTAAAGGTCGAGATAGTCGGTCTGGAGCTTGGCGAGAGACTTCTCTACGGCGTCGAAAATGTCGGCACGCACCAGCTTGGAGGGACGGCCGCCGCGGAACCATTCGTTGTCGGTGCGGCCCACCACCTTCGAAGCGAGCACGACGCGATCGCGGCCGCCGTTCTTCGTGAACCAGTTGCCGATGATGGTCTCGGTGCGTCCCTGCGTCTCGGGCTTGGGCGGAATGGGGTAGAGCTCGGCGGTGTCGATGAAATTGACGCCGCGGTCGAGTGCCATGGCGATCTGGGCATGCGCCTCGGCCTCATCGTTCTGCTCCCCCCATGTCATGCTTCCCAGACAGATGGCGGACACGGAAAGGCCGGTGCGGCCGAGCGGGCGCTTGTGCAAAGTTGGAACTCCGTCAGGATATCGGTTGGCGCAGAGAATTCGCGCGGAAGCCCCTTATAGCCAACCCGGCGCTGAGCTCAAACGCGCAATGGCAGAACCTTGCGTCGCCCGCTTGCGGCTTCGTCCATTGGTCGGGAAGGATTTTCGATCAGCGGCGGCCGGCGAGGCGGCGCTTTTCCTGGTCGATCAGCATGTTGGCGATCTGCATGCGGATCGCGGCACGCTCCCGCAGCCGCGGTTCGGCGCGGTCGGGGTGGTTGGCCATGGCGAATTCGCGCCGGATGCGGTCCATGTCGCGCGGCCAGCGTGCGGTCGCCATGCGCAGTTCCGCGGCGATAGCCTCCGGCTCGATGGAGGGCAGCGGAGGCTCGGTGGGCTCGGGGGTTTCCATGCCCGGGGTATCCCGCACGGTTTCCCGATCCTCGTTTTCGCGATAGACGCTCTCGACGAAATCGCTCGGCATGCTCGCCCAAAGCTCCTCTACCGCATCTTTCGGCGCGACGTAGCCGAACGGTACCGCGGGACGGCCGGAACCTTCCTTCTCGCGCTCCGATCTGTCGAGGAGCTCGTCGAGCAGCGATGTGAATTCACTCGTCGTAAACGCGGCCATCGTCAAACCTCCGCCATTACAACGCGGGTGGATGAAAACTGCTCCGAACTCTATGCGAAATCACTTAATTTTCCGGTGATCGTAAGGATCGAATTCGAGACATCAGCATCGAAGACGAAGGGTTGGCTCGAAACGAGCCGGCAGCACGCATGGCAGCCATGCGTTATGTTGCAGTGCACAAAAGCGTCACGAATCACCATTATGTAGTTCTGCGGGAGGAGAGCCGAACAGGAGTTTTTCCATGGGTTTCCTTACCGAACTTTTTTCCCGCCCGCGGCCAGCCGAGGAGCAGCGCTATCGCAGCGCCATGGTCCTGCTCAACGGCATGAGCAATGCCGAGCGCGCGGACATCGGCATCAAGCCGGCGGATTTTCCGCGGATCGCACGGCGGATGGCGTCGCGCTGAGCCAACCGAGCGGGGCGACACGATCCGCGCGGGAGACCGCTTTCCGGCGCTTGAACGTCGGGGGCTTCACAGACGCGCCGCAAACCCGGCATAGGCTGGGACCTTCAAACGGAGGTCCGCCATGTCGATTCGCTCTCTCGCATTGCTTGCGCTTGGCGCATCTATCCTTCATGCACCGGCCGCTCTGGGACAGGACCTCCCCTACCAGGACGACCGGTCGGACGCCGAGGCGCTGATCGAATCCTACTACAACGCCGTCAACAGGCGGGAATTTGCCCGCGCCTGGGACTACTACGGCGAGAAGAAACCCGCCGCCGATTTCGACGCGTTCTCCGATGGTTATGTCGAGACCGAGCGGGTCGAACTCGTCACTGGCCCCGTCGGCGAGGAAGGAGCGGCCGGCAGCCGGTTCTTCAACGTGCCCATCGCGATCCGCGCCACCAACACGGACGGCAGCGAACAGGTGTTTTCCGGCTGCTACACGGCGAGGCTCGCCAGCCCCCAGATCCAGGGGGTCCCGTTCCAGCCCCTGCACATTTCCGACTGGTCGTTCTCCAAAGCGCAGGAACCGCTGGAGGACGCCGTGCCGGCGCAGTGCGGCGACGCGCCCGTGCCCTCGGAGCAGAAGGTGCTTCTGCGCCGGGCGAAAGAACTCTTCGAGACCGCCTATTCCGACATCTGCGGCTGGGGCGCCGGTGGCGACGCGTCGCAGAAGGAGCCCGAAGTCCACACGATCAGCTACCACGCGACCTATGACGGACCCGAGGAGCCGGCGCGGCAGGCGCATCTCTTTCGCTTCTTCTGCGGCATGGGCGCCTACAACGAGAGCCACGTCTATTACATCTCGACCGAGCTCGACGGACTGCGCCAGCTGCAGTTCGCCGAACCGGACTTGCAGATCCGCCGCGAGAACGACGACGATTCCGAAAGTCCCGTCGAAGACGTTCGGATCGTCGGCTACACGGTGGAGGACCAGCTGGTGAACTCGTTCTATTCGCCCGAGGAGCACACGATCTCGTCGCACTCGAAGTGGCGCGGCGTGGGCGATGCCTCATCCTCGGGCCTGTGGCTCTTCCGCGACGGCAGCTTCACGCTGGTGCGCTACGAGGTCGACGCCACCTATGACGGCGAGATCAATCCGCAGACGGTGCTGGACTACTACACCGCGCCCTGAGGACGTCTATTCGCCGAACCCGGCGCCGACCTTCTTCGGCGCGAGGCGAATGAGGCGCGAATCCAGAACGGCGGCCTGGCGGTGAACCACCGCCTTCTGGTACTCGGGATCCTTGACCATCTCGACGAAGGCGGCGCCCGACGGGTATTCGGCGATGAAGCAGTGGTCCCAACTCTCCTCCTGTGGACCGATCAGCATCAGCCGGAAGTCGCCAACCCAAGCGATACGGCCGCCGACGCGACGAAAGACCGGGCCGCTCTCGCGACCATAAGCGGCATAAGCCTCCGCGCCGGTCGCCTTGCGCGCGTCCGGATACGCAGCCGCGTCGCGCAGACGAACCAGGTTGAGCATATGGATCGGACCTTCCTCCGCGAGCCCGCGGAACTCGCCGAACTTTTCGCGCGTGGGGTCGATGTAGCCGGTCATATTGCGTCTTTCTTCGAGGTGATCCGGTTCAGCGGACCGACAGCATCCAGTTCAGCGTCTCGCGCCAGTCGGTCATGCGGATCGGGGTGCCATGCGTGCCGGTCTCGAAGCGGACCATGCGCACGGGATAGTTCGGCGCGGCGGCGAGGACGGAGCGAAAGAAGGCCTCCTGGCTCGCCACGGGGAACACGGTGTCGCGGCTCCCCTGCCCCAGGAACAGCGGGACGCGCGCCTTGAAGGCGGCGCTCTTCACGAAGCCGTCGTTCCACATCGAGCCGAGCAGAAGCAGGCCGCCGAGGCGCGGGACGATGCTGGGGTCGTCGGCCAGCCGATAGCAGAGCGCGCCGCCCATCGATCCGCAGGCGACGAAGACCGGCGCACCGGGCGAGCGTTCCGCATAGTGGCCGATTAGTGTCGCCACCGTGTCGACGCCGGCCTCGCCGAAATCGGGGAAATCCGGCGAGAGGTAGAGCCCGCCGTTTTCAGCCATCAAATTCTTGATGCGGTTGAAATTGCCGCCAAAGGTGAAGTCGTCGACGCCCTGCTTGCGGCTGCCGCCCTGCCCGTGAAGGTAGACGGTAATGACTCTCGCGCCCGAGGTCTCGCCGACGGCCACATTGGGAATGCCGTCGAGCGACAGATCCTGCTGCTGGCGCCGCACGCCCAGCGCGACGTAGCGGCCATGGGCGCGGCGTTCGGGGATCTCGTCGCGCTGGTTGATGTCGCGCATCTCACGATAGTCCACCACCCGGTAGGCGCCGTTGTCGGAGGAGGACAGGAGGGCCGGATAGGCGAAAAGATCGTCCTTGAAGGACTTAAGCTGCAGGCTCGCCGCCGACGCGGCGATAGTAGCCATGAGGAGAGCGGCTGCCGTACAAAGGAAAGTCCGAGAAGACATCATCGCCGCTGAATAGACGCCGCGCGGCGGTCAAGGCAAGGTCAGTCCTGGAGAACCCCACCGGCTTCGTGCATCGCTTCGGGTGTGTCGACGTCGACGAAGGCGCCCTTGCCGATCTCGACGTCGACGACGTCGGCCGCGCCGCCTTCCACGATGTGGCGGGCGCCGGTGTCGCCCTCGAGGCTCTCGACCACGGGGAAGAGGCTGCGCGGCAGGATGACGGGGTTGCCGCGCTTGCCGTTGTGGGTGGCGCGCACGATCGCGGTGCCGCCGGAATTTTCGAAGGCCGCGATCATGCGGTCGAGGTCGGCCGTCGTCACCTCGGGCATGTCGCCGAGCACGATGAGTGCGCCCTGGGCGTCGGCCGGGACGGCGCGAATGCCGGCTTTCAGCGAGGAGGACAGGCCGGAGGCAAAATCGGGGTTTTCGACGGTGTCGACCTGGAGGCCTTCCAGTGTTTTCGAGACCCGCTCCGCTTGATGCCCGAGCACGACAAGGGTGGATATGGCCCGGCTCGCCGTGACACGGCTTGCGGTGCGGCGAATGAGCGGGTCGCCCTGGAAGCCCGCCAGCAGCTTGTTGGGTCCGCCCATGCGGCTCGATCGGCCGGCCGCCAGTATGACGGCGCAAACGCTGGGACGTGGCGCGGGTGCGATCTTCTCGCGCGGCTGCGGGCGGGTCGGGATTTCCATCAGAAGCCCGCCAACGCCCATGCGCGCGATATCGCCGGAGCCCACCGGGATGCCCGCCACGATGCGCTCCAGCACCCAGTCGAAACCGTTGGTCTTGGGACTGCGCGCGCAGCCCGGCGCGCCCAGCACGTGGACCTCGCCGACGCGGCCCAGTACCAACAGGTTCCCCGGATCAACGGGCATGCCGAAGCGCTCGACCGTGCCACCCGCGCGCCGTATCGCGGCGGGGATGATGTCGTCGATGTCGCTGACGGCGGAGGCCCCGAAGATCAGGACGATGTCGGCCGATGCCGCGGCTTCGGTGATCGCGGCTGCAAGGTCGACCTCTTCGTGCGCGGTGCGGCGTTCGCCGAGCAGCGTGCCTTTCAGGCGCTGGAGCCTGTCGCTCGTGATGCGCGTCGTCTTGTCGAGGACGCTCGCCTTGGTGCCCGGAAGCGTCGTCTGGATGAGGCCGACTCGCTTAGGGACGTAGGGATCGACGGCGAAGGCCTCGTCACCGGCGCACAAGGCGACAACGCGTTCCACGAGTTCGCCGGCGACGGCGAAGGGGATGATCTTCACCGTCGCGACCATCTGGTCGGCCTCAACGGCGGAATGCCCGGCGACCGTGGCGATGGTGATGGAGGGATCGACCGCATTGATGGCGTCGATGAGCGCGCGGTCGACGGTGAAGACCCCCGCGGCCTCCGCGTGCAGGTTCACCCGGCCGGTAGCCGGCGGCTTCACCTCGATGGAACATGTTTTCAGAGCGGCGGCGATGCGGCGCGCGGCATCGTCCTCGCCGAGATCGCTCGGATCGAGAACGGCGGCGACCACCCGGTCGTGCCCGGCTTCGGTCAGCGCGGAAACATCCTCGGCGGTGAGTCGGTGGCCCTTCTTCAGCCGGCGGCCGCGCAGCGCGGTCGCATGGGCGAGTATCGCGCCCTGCGCATTTTCGATCGCAACGGGACCGAACCTCATGCGGCGCGGCTCTTTTCCTCTTCCGCCAGCCCGCGCGAGCGGAAGGCGGCGATCACCTGCGCCAGCACCGCGACGGCGATCTCGGCGGGGCTCGCCGCGCCGATGTCGAGCCCGATAGGCGCCTGGATGCGCTCGATCGCCTCGCGCGCGAGGCCCATGGCCATCAGCCGCTCGACGCGCTTGCCGTGCGTCTTGCGGCTGCCGAGCGCGCCGACATAGAAGCAGCCGGCATCGAGCGCAGCCTTGAGCGGGATGTCGTCGATCTTGGGATCGTGGGTGACGGCGGCGACAGCGGTGTAG
This region includes:
- a CDS encoding aldo/keto reductase; translation: MHKRPLGRTGLSVSAICLGSMTWGEQNDEAEAHAQIAMALDRGVNFIDTAELYPIPPKPETQGRTETIIGNWFTKNGGRDRVVLASKVVGRTDNEWFRGGRPSKLVRADIFDAVEKSLAKLQTDYLDLYQIHFPDRPVPWGANPTRVGKEADTVLADETPIAETLAVFDELVKQGKIRHYGLSNESSWGVMRYLAESDNGVGPRPASLQNAYSLVNRTFEVNLAEVCRRETVSLLAYSPLAQGYLSGKYDNGALPKGSRKQLFDRLQRYEKPHALDAHRAYSDLARSFGLEPALFANAFVTQRPFMTSNIVGATNLDQLALALDSADVKWTEEMQKAVDDIHQRVGNPCP
- a CDS encoding DUF1176 domain-containing protein — encoded protein: MSIRSLALLALGASILHAPAALGQDLPYQDDRSDAEALIESYYNAVNRREFARAWDYYGEKKPAADFDAFSDGYVETERVELVTGPVGEEGAAGSRFFNVPIAIRATNTDGSEQVFSGCYTARLASPQIQGVPFQPLHISDWSFSKAQEPLEDAVPAQCGDAPVPSEQKVLLRRAKELFETAYSDICGWGAGGDASQKEPEVHTISYHATYDGPEEPARQAHLFRFFCGMGAYNESHVYYISTELDGLRQLQFAEPDLQIRRENDDDSESPVEDVRIVGYTVEDQLVNSFYSPEEHTISSHSKWRGVGDASSSGLWLFRDGSFTLVRYEVDATYDGEINPQTVLDYYTAP
- a CDS encoding DUF1330 domain-containing protein yields the protein MTGYIDPTREKFGEFRGLAEEGPIHMLNLVRLRDAAAYPDARKATGAEAYAAYGRESGPVFRRVGGRIAWVGDFRLMLIGPQEESWDHCFIAEYPSGAAFVEMVKDPEYQKAVVHRQAAVLDSRLIRLAPKKVGAGFGE
- a CDS encoding alpha/beta fold hydrolase, whose protein sequence is MATIAASAASLQLKSFKDDLFAYPALLSSSDNGAYRVVDYREMRDINQRDEIPERRAHGRYVALGVRRQQQDLSLDGIPNVAVGETSGARVITVYLHGQGGSRKQGVDDFTFGGNFNRIKNLMAENGGLYLSPDFPDFGEAGVDTVATLIGHYAERSPGAPVFVACGSMGGALCYRLADDPSIVPRLGGLLLLGSMWNDGFVKSAAFKARVPLFLGQGSRDTVFPVASQEAFFRSVLAAAPNYPVRMVRFETGTHGTPIRMTDWRETLNWMLSVR
- a CDS encoding NTP transferase domain-containing protein, giving the protein MRFGPVAIENAQGAILAHATALRGRRLKKGHRLTAEDVSALTEAGHDRVVAAVLDPSDLGEDDAARRIAAALKTCSIEVKPPATGRVNLHAEAAGVFTVDRALIDAINAVDPSITIATVAGHSAVEADQMVATVKIIPFAVAGELVERVVALCAGDEAFAVDPYVPKRVGLIQTTLPGTKASVLDKTTRITSDRLQRLKGTLLGERRTAHEEVDLAAAITEAAASADIVLIFGASAVSDIDDIIPAAIRRAGGTVERFGMPVDPGNLLVLGRVGEVHVLGAPGCARSPKTNGFDWVLERIVAGIPVGSGDIARMGVGGLLMEIPTRPQPREKIAPAPRPSVCAVILAAGRSSRMGGPNKLLAGFQGDPLIRRTASRVTASRAISTLVVLGHQAERVSKTLEGLQVDTVENPDFASGLSSSLKAGIRAVPADAQGALIVLGDMPEVTTADLDRMIAAFENSGGTAIVRATHNGKRGNPVILPRSLFPVVESLEGDTGARHIVEGGAADVVDVEIGKGAFVDVDTPEAMHEAGGVLQD